A stretch of DNA from Mycolicibacterium celeriflavum:
TCGAGTAGAACAGGTTCTAAGAATGGTTTCAACCACGGGTGTGGAGGCGGTCTCATGAAGTTGGGTTTGCAACTTGGCTACTGGGGCGCGCAGCCGCCCGAAAACCACGCCGAACTGGTGGCCGCGGCCGAGGACGCCGGCTTCGACACCGTGTTCACCGCCGAGGCGTGGGGATCGGACGCCTACACGCCGCTGGCGTGGTGGGGCCGCGAGACCAAGCGGATGCGGCTCGGCACGTCGGTGATCCAGCTGTCGGCGCGTACCCCGACGGCGTGTGCGATGGCGGCCCTGACGCTGGACCACCTCTCCGGCGGGCGACACATCCTGGGCCTCGGCGTGTCCGGCCCGCAGGTGGTCGAGGGCTGGTACGGCGCGAAGTTCCCGAAGCCGCTGGCGCGCACCCGCGAGTACGTCGACATCCTGCGCCAGGTGTGGGCGCGCGAGGCACCGGTGCGCAGCGACGGCCCGCACTACCCGCTGCCGTTGACCGGCGAGGGCACCACGGGCCTGGGCAAGAACCTCAAGCCGATCACCCATCCGCTGCGCGCGGACATCCCGGTCATGCTCGGCGCGGAGGGGCCCAAGAACGTCGCGCTGG
This window harbors:
- a CDS encoding LLM class F420-dependent oxidoreductase, translated to MKLGLQLGYWGAQPPENHAELVAAAEDAGFDTVFTAEAWGSDAYTPLAWWGRETKRMRLGTSVIQLSARTPTACAMAALTLDHLSGGRHILGLGVSGPQVVEGWYGAKFPKPLARTREYVDILRQVWAREAPVRSDGPHYPLPLTGEGTTGLGKNLKPITHPLRADIPVMLGAEGPKNVALAAEICDGWLPIFYSPRIAAMYNEWLDEGFARPGARRSREDFEICATAQVVVTDDRAGVMELMRPHLALYMGGMGTEDTNFHADVYRRMGYAEVVDDVTKLFRSDRKDEAAKIIPDELVDDSAIVGDLAYVQEQIKAWEAAGVTMMVVGARSPEQIRDLAGIV